The following nucleotide sequence is from Terriglobia bacterium.
CGAACTCCCAATCAGCACGCCGGCCACAAAAACCAGTGTTCCGCCTAGCACCACCTGCAACGTCGCGGAAACCCACGGTGTTTCCATATAACGGTGGCGCACCCAGGCAATTGCGCCCAGCTCCGCCATTACCACGGCCACCGCGACGATAGTCGCAATTCGAAATGACGGTATTAGGAAGGGAAGCGTGTGGCCAATCCCGCCCAGCGTCGTCATCAAGCCGCAAACCAGCCCGCGCACCCACGGATGCCCGCGGCCGGTAAGGCTGCCGTCATCTGAAAGCGCTTCAGCAAATCCCATGCTGATGCCCGCGCCCAGTGAAGCTGCCAGTCCCACCAGAAAGGCAAAGTGCGATTCATGCCGGGCAAACGCGGCGGCAAAAACCGGCGCCAGCGTCGATACCGATCCATCCATCAGTCCGGCCAGCCCCGGCTGGACTATCTGGAGAACAAAAAGCCTGCGGCTGGCTTCATCTTCTTCGCGGCGCGTTCCGGCATCCAGCTTTTCCCGGCCCAGCTCTTCAGCCCGCAGCTCGTGCTCGCGCTCTTCCTGCGCCAGATCATTCAGCAACTGGCGGATGCTGGCGTCCTGCGTGCGCGATGCGGCCTTCTCATAAAACAGGCGCGTCTCCACTTCCAGCGTGGAAGCCTGCCGTCGCGCGGCTTCTGGACGCAGTTGCTGCGTCAGCCAGATTGCGCGGCGGGTCACCAATCCTCTCACGTCGCCTCGGCGGATCAGCGGTATGTGCTCCCCAAACTTTGCCCGGTAAAGATCAATCAGCCTGCGCCGATGCGTGGATTCCTCGTCGCGCATGCCTTCAAACATTGAGGCCGTTGCGGGAAAGTCTTTGCGGAAATTCTCGGCAAAATCGCTATAGACGCGTTCGTCCTCTTCCTCTAAACCGATCGCCAGGGCAAGTACTTCTTGTTCTGAAAGGCTTTCAAAGCTGCGCATAGGTCTTTAAGGGCCGGCGCGGCGCGCCGACTCAACTGGGCATTCTACTGCATTGAGTGAACAGCGGGGGCCTTTAGGCAGACGTTCATCGCGAAGCGATGAATTTAGAACCCAAACTGCACCACTACCGACATTTTTAGACCGGGTCCAATCCGCTCGCCCCTGATCTGCACCCCTTTAGGTGAGTTCCCATCTACAATCTGCCACGTACCTCCGTCGTGAAAATTCGCTTACTCAATCCGCACAACCCTCTCACTAACCTTGGGGAATTTTTCAAACACGGCGGGGTCATGGCCGGGTACGATTAGCCGGGGCGAAGCGGCGAGTTGTTTCATGCGGTCCTGGGCGCGGAGATTGGACGCCGCATCAAGCGTCTGGGCGATAGGCACGTGCTTTTCCAGGTTTTCATAAAGATACATGTTGTCGCTGGCCAGGATCACCGTGCCGCTTTTGGTGTTCACGCCCAGGTATTGCGACTGGAACGTATGCTTGCCGCCGGTATAGCAGGTAATGCCGGGAAGAATCTGCTGGGCGTCGCCATTAATCAGCGTAACGCGGCCCGCCAGGTTGAGCTTGACTGCGGCCAGCACGTCGTCTGGCTCAATGCCGCCATGAGTGCGCGGGCTCTGCCATGCTTCTCCTGTGTAATAGGTGTATTCATCTTTTTGCAGCCAGATGCGCGCCTTGGGAAAAAGGTCCATGCCGTCCGCGTGGTCCCAGTGCATGTGCGTGATCACCACGTCAGTAATGTCTTCTGGCGTGAGCGCGGGCTGGCCTGTGGGCATGATGCCGGGCTCGCCAATAGCTTCAGAAGCTTTGATGAAACTCTCCACCTTGAATTGCTTGAAGAATTGCGGACGATAGAAACCGGAATCGACCAGGATGTTATGGCCGTTGCCGCGGATGAGCCAGACCGTCATGGCGATGGAGAATTTTCGCTGCGGATCGGCGTCGGCAATGAGCGCGTTGACGGGAAAGTCTGGAATGGAAGCGTAGCGGATGGCAAAAACTTCATACACCGGCGCTGCGGAGGTCGCGGAAGAAGATGTTGGCGCGGATTTAGTCTGTGCTGCCTTCCCGGAGTTATCGGCACCGCGCGTGGACGAGGCCGGTGACTCCCAAAAGGCTGTGGCATAATCTACGGAACGATTTGCGAGGTTTCCTGGAGAAGTCTGTGCAATAGTGAAGAGACTTGAGACAAGAAACAGCGCTGCGGCAATCGATTTTGCTATCATCGGGCTCCATTTTGAGGCATGATCCGGAAATAAAGAAAGCTAAAACAACACTGCATGAATAGTTCTAAAATGTCGAGACTTCCCAAAGTCCCTTCATTATTGCGTCGCATCAGTTTCAGCTTTTTGCTGGGCTTTGCGCTGTTTGTACTGGGCGCGGGATTACAAGGCGTGTTGCAGCAGCGTGGCGTTACTCGCACCAATGCTTATGTGGATGACCTGGTGCTGGGAGTGCTGGCGGGTTTGCTGGCGTTTGCCTATGAGCATCGGCGATCGCGGGAACTGCGCCAGAAGCTGGCGGTGATTTCCGCCATGAACCATCACGTCCGCAATGCACTGCAAACCATTGCTTATGTGCCCTACACTGAGCAGGCCAAACAGATGTTGCTGATCCAGCAGTCAGTCAACAGGATCCAGTGGGCGCTCAATGAAATTTTGCCCGGAGAAGGGCTCGAAACCCAGAATTTCCCACCGGCAATCCCGTTAACCAGGAAAACGATGGAGACGGAGCCGCAGACAGGAACGTCGGGCAAAGGGTGAGTCGGGGGTTCTGCCAGTTGGAAAAATCTCTTTGCGCGGACGAAAGACATCTGGCCCTCGATCACGCGCCATTTTCACTCGCCAGTCTCTTTGCCGGCGCGCCCAGCAGCCTGTCAAACTCTCGCTTGCTCACGGCGTAACATTCGCAGGAGCGTTTCATCAGCCCGGCATGATCAAGGATTGTTACGTTGCCGCGTGTATAACGGATCAGCCCGGAGCGCTGCAGCTCGCCGGCGACAAGCGTTACGCCTGGCCTTTGTACACCAAGCATCATGGCCAGAAATTCCTGCGTGAGCGGAAAATCATTCGACTGCATTCGGTCATGCGTCATCAACAGCCAGCGGCAACAACGCCGCTCCAAAAGATGAAACGTATTGCAGGCGGCCGATTGCGCCACCTGGTTGAAGAATGCGTGGGCATAATGCAGCATGGCCGTTCGCAGGGAAGCGCTGCGTTTCATTTCCTGCAGGAAAATTTTTGCCTTCATCTGTAGTCCGTGGCCGGCCACCTGCATGTAAACACTCATGGGCGCTTGGCTGTCGCCGAATATCACGGGCAAGCCCACAATGCCTTCATTGCCAATGGTGCCAACCTCCGCCGCATCGCCGTTTCTCATGGTGTTGACCAGTGAAGCCACACCGGTCTCAATGAATTGGACAAATTCGATTGGCTGGTCCGCTTGATACAGCGACAGTTTGTATTTTAACTCTACTGGCTGGAGATGCCGGCGCAGGCGCGCATAGTCTTCCGCGGGCAAGAGATTCAGCAGGCGATTCTGTGGTCCGGATTGCGCGG
It contains:
- a CDS encoding N-acyl homoserine lactonase family protein, which produces MIAKSIAAALFLVSSLFTIAQTSPGNLANRSVDYATAFWESPASSTRGADNSGKAAQTKSAPTSSSATSAAPVYEVFAIRYASIPDFPVNALIADADPQRKFSIAMTVWLIRGNGHNILVDSGFYRPQFFKQFKVESFIKASEAIGEPGIMPTGQPALTPEDITDVVITHMHWDHADGMDLFPKARIWLQKDEYTYYTGEAWQSPRTHGGIEPDDVLAAVKLNLAGRVTLINGDAQQILPGITCYTGGKHTFQSQYLGVNTKSGTVILASDNMYLYENLEKHVPIAQTLDAASNLRAQDRMKQLAASPRLIVPGHDPAVFEKFPKVSERVVRIE
- a CDS encoding rubrerythrin, encoding MRSFESLSEQEVLALAIGLEEEDERVYSDFAENFRKDFPATASMFEGMRDEESTHRRRLIDLYRAKFGEHIPLIRRGDVRGLVTRRAIWLTQQLRPEAARRQASTLEVETRLFYEKAASRTQDASIRQLLNDLAQEEREHELRAEELGREKLDAGTRREEDEASRRLFVLQIVQPGLAGLMDGSVSTLAPVFAAAFARHESHFAFLVGLAASLGAGISMGFAEALSDDGSLTGRGHPWVRGLVCGLMTTLGGIGHTLPFLIPSFRIATIVAVAVVMAELGAIAWVRHRYMETPWVSATLQVVLGGTLVFVAGVLIGSS
- a CDS encoding Crp/Fnr family transcriptional regulator translates to MPSASTQRVKNQHRVAASETAQSGPQNRLLNLLPAEDYARLRRHLQPVELKYKLSLYQADQPIEFVQFIETGVASLVNTMRNGDAAEVGTIGNEGIVGLPVIFGDSQAPMSVYMQVAGHGLQMKAKIFLQEMKRSASLRTAMLHYAHAFFNQVAQSAACNTFHLLERRCCRWLLMTHDRMQSNDFPLTQEFLAMMLGVQRPGVTLVAGELQRSGLIRYTRGNVTILDHAGLMKRSCECYAVSKREFDRLLGAPAKRLASENGA